One Odocoileus virginianus isolate 20LAN1187 ecotype Illinois chromosome 4, Ovbor_1.2, whole genome shotgun sequence DNA segment encodes these proteins:
- the MUC13 gene encoding mucin-13 produces the protein MKAFAHLALLALLCPSLAVVQHNASSSASSTPDITATTVTSTPTSTTSTITPTTTSTTTTDTTTPTTDTTTTVTSTPTSTTSTITPTTTSTTTTDTTTPTTDTTTTVTSTPTSTTSTITPTTTSTTTTDTTTPTTDTTTTVTNTPTSTTSTITPTTTSTTTTDTTTTVTSTPTSTTSTITPTTTSTTTTDTTTPTTNTKTTVTSTPTSTTSTITPTTTSTTTTDTTTTVTSTPTSTTSTITPTTTSTTTTDTTTPTTDTTTTVTSTPTSTTSTITPTTTSTTTTDTTTPTTDTTTTVTSTPTSTTSTITPTTTSTTTTDTTTTVTSTPTSTTSTITPTTTSTTTTGTTTSTVISTSTATTESTTPNTATSTSTSPTSSTIPATPSKTSTATIHTTGYSTPCKEDSCQGGSLCVNLHDDYVCLCSEGYYYNSSTCNKGKIFPGTIKVKISYTAALENKTSMLYQELYILVTTFFKDTFKISDYGQTVIVKVSTSASARSEMRAGNQGVDVAVVNIFTETTKENETTISNAIRNAIKAQPSNFSGYDQQDRCDYYGCKKPNDQNDCDSGSLCECQEGLVRPNPQMLMCVALGPTCPETCNEQSKKQCLVKNSTSAVCICLPGYEENKGICQKCAFGYNGINCKDSFQLILTIVGTIAGIVILGMVITLIVSMRLKNKGKNGEEETLIEKDSQNLRLKETGFSNLGAEGSIFPKIRVNLPRDNQPENPYTRPGILPGPDY, from the exons ATGAAAGCCTTCGCTCACCTCGCTCTTCTTGCCCTCCTTTGTCCATCCTTAG CCGTGGTCCAACACAATGCATCCTCAAGTGCCTCTTCAACCCCAGATATTACAGCTACTACCGTCACAAGTACACCTACTTCTACCACATCTACTATAACTCCTACCACCACAAGTACAACTACCACAGATACTACAACCCCTACCACAGATACTACAACTACTGTCACAAGTACACCTACTTCTACCACATCTACTATAACTCCTACCACCACAAGTACAACTACCACAGATACTACAACCCCTACCACAGATACTACAACTACCGTCACAAGTACACCTACTTCTACCACATCTACTATAACTCCTACCACCACAAGTACAACTACCACAGATACTACAACCCCTACCACAGATACTACAACTACCGTCACAAATACACCTACTTCTACCACATCTACTATAACTCCTACCACCACAAGTACAACTACCACAGACACTACAACTACCGTCACAAGTACACCTACTTCTACCACATCTACTATAACTCCTACCACCACAAGTACAACTACCACAGATACTACAACCCCTACCACAAATACTAAAACTACCGTCACAAGTACACCTACTTCTACCACATCTACTATAACTCCTACCACCACAAGTACAACTACCACAGATACTACAACTACCGTCACAAGTACACCTACTTCTACCACATCTACTATAACTCCTACCACCACAAGTACAACTACCACAGATACTACAACCCCTACCACAGATACTACAACTACCGTCACAAGTACACCTACTTCTACCACATCTACTATAACTCCTACCACCACAAGTACAACTACCACAGATACTACAACCCCTACCACAGATACTACAACTACCGTCACAAGTACACCTACTTCTACCACATCTACTATAACTCCTACCACCACAAGTACAACTACCACAGACACTACAACTACCGTCACAAGTACACCTACTTCTACCACATCTACTATAACTCCTACCACCACAAGTACAACTACCACAGGTACTACAACCTCTACTGTCATAAGTACATCTACTGCTACCACGGAGAGTACAACTCCTAACACTGCTACAAGTACCTCTACTTCTCCCACAAGTAGTACAATTCCTGCTACCCCCTCAAAAACATCTACTGCTACCATACATACTACAG GTTACAGCACACCTTGCAAAGAGGATTCCTGTCAGGGTGGTTCTTTGTGTGTTAATCTGCATGATGATTATGTTTGCCTGTGTTCAGAGGGATATTACTATAATTCTTCCACATGCAATAAAG GAAAGATATTCCCTGGTACTATTAAGGTCAAAATATCATACACAGCTGCAttggaaaataaaacttctatgCTGTATCAGGAATTATACATTCTAGTTACTACATTT tttaaagatacatttaaaatttctgattacGGACAGACTGTAATTGTTAAAGTAAG caCATCCGCTTCAGCAAGATCTGAAATGCGTGCTGGTAACCAGGGTGTTGACGTAGCAGTAGTAAACATTTTTACAGAAACTACAAAGGAAAATGAGACAACCATATCAAATGCCATTAGAAATGCAATTAAAGCACAACCAAGTAACTTTTCAGGATATGACC AGCAAGATCGGTGTGATTACTATGGTTGTAAAAAACCAAATGACCAAAATGACTGTGACAGTGGTTCACTATGTGAGTGCCAAGAGGGGCTGGTGAGACCAAACCCACAGATGCTTATGTGTGTTG CTTTGGGTCCAACATGTCCTGAAACCTGCAATGAACAGAGCAAGAAGCAATGCCTAGTGAAGAACAGCACGAGTGCTGTCTGCATATGCCTGCCAGGCTACGAGGAAAATAAAGGGATTTGTCAAAA GTGTGCATTTGGCTACAATGGAATCAATTGTAAAGACT CATTTCAGCTGATCCTCACAATCGTGGGCACCATTGCTGGCATCGTCATTCTTGGCATGGTGATTACACTTATCGTCTCAATGAG GTTAAAGAACAAAGGCAAGAATGGGGAAGAAGAGACCTTGATTGAGAAGGACTCACAAAATCTGAGACTCAAGGAGACTGGCTTTAGCAATCTAGGCGCAGAGGGGAGCATCTTCCCTAAGATCAGGGTGAACCTGCCCAGAGACAACCAGCCAGAGAACCCCTACACAAGGCCGGGTATTCTACCCGGACCAGACTATTAG